A stretch of Arachis hypogaea cultivar Tifrunner chromosome 15, arahy.Tifrunner.gnm2.J5K5, whole genome shotgun sequence DNA encodes these proteins:
- the LOC112751679 gene encoding cytochrome P450 704C1 — MRFLNFHFEPVSAAVALVATIALIFFALQTSFRRFHSRKGKQHVIGGTVLDQFFNFHRLHDFTTDHAKKHKTYRLLSLFRNEVYTADPVNVEYILKTNFANYGKGWYHHGILTDLLGDGIFTVDGEKWQHQRKVATQEISTKAVKDFSLQVFQSNAVTLARVVSEAAISNKAIDFQDLFMKATLDQVFKIIIGVDLDTMCGTYEEGTKFSNAFDEASGLTLYRYVDILWKIKRFLNIGSEAVLRNRIKVVDEFVYELIRKKTEQIQKPQHDSHVIKADLVSRFLALEETDPKYLRDIILSFIIAGRDTTAVTLSWFLYLLCKNPHVQEKIAQEVRDTTKLKNTCNIDEITTALTEGTLQKMNYLHAALTETLRLYPAVPLDGKLCLSDETLPDGFSVKRGDMVSYLPYAMGRMEFLWGNDAEEFRPERWLDENGAFQQQSSFKFTAFQAGPRICLGKDFAYRQMKVFAAVLCHSYKFKLAFENEEVNYMVMLTLHIDGGLHVHASHR; from the exons ATGAGATTCTTAAATTTTCATTTTGAACCTGTGTCTGCAGCTGTAGCACTTGTTGCAACTATAGCTTTAATATTCTTTGCACTGCAAACTAGTTTCCGAAGGTTCCATAGCAGGAAAGGAAAGCAGCATGTGATTGGAGGCACTGTGTTAGACCAGTTTTTCAACTTCCATAGGCTGCATGATTTCACGACTGACCATGCAAAAAAACACAAGACTTATCGGTTGCTTAGCTTATTCAGGAATGAGGTTTACACTGCAGACCCTGTGAATGTTGAGTATATCCTCAAAACAAACTTTGCAAACTATGGGAAG GGGTGGTACCACCATGGTATTTTGACAGATCTTTTAGGTGATGGAATATTCACGGTAGATGGAGAAAAGTGGCAACATCAGAGGAAAGTGGCAACCCAAGAAATCTCCACCAAAGCTGTGAAAGATTTTAGCCTTCAAGTGTTTCAATCTAATGCAGTAACACTTGCAAGAGTTGTTTCAGAAGCTGCTATATCAAATAAAGCAATTGACTTCCAA GATTTGTTTATGAAAGCCACCTTAGACCAAGTGTTTAAGATCATTATTGGTGTAGACTTGGACACAATGTGTGGAACATATGAAGAAGGCACCAAATTCTCCAATGCCTTTGATGAAGCGAGTGGCCTAACCCTATACCGGTATGTTGATATCTTATGGAAGATCAAGCGGTTCCTCAATATTGGATCGGAAGCAGTACTGAGGAACCGAATTAAAGTTGTTGATGAATTTGTGTATGAACTTATCAGAAAAAAGACTGAGCAAATCCAAAAGCCTCAACATGATTCACAT GTGATAAAAGCAGACTTGGTGTCAAGGTTTCTGGCATTGGAAGAGACAGATCCAAAGTACTTAAGAGACATTATCCTCAGCTTCATAATTGCAGGAAGAGACACAACAGCTGTTACTCTTTCCTGGTTCCTTTACTTGCTCTGCAAGAATCCTCATGTCCAAGAAAAAATTGCACAAGAAGTCAGAGATACTACAAAGTTGAAGAACACTTGTAATATTGATGAAATTACAACTGCCTTAACTGAAGGGACTCTTCAAAAGATGAACTATTTGCATGCTGCTTTGACCGAGACACTTAGACTCTACCCGGCTGTTCCTCTG GATGGTAAACTTTGTTTATCAGATGAAACTCTGCCAGATGGATTCAGTGTGAAGAGAGGTGACATGGTATCTTATTTACCATATGCCATGGGCAGGATGGAATTCCTGTGGGGAAATGATGCCGAGGAATTCCGTCCGGAGAGATGGCTTGATGAGAATGGAGCTTTCCAACAACAGAGTTCTTTCAAGTTCACAGCCTTTCAG GCAGGACCAAGAATATGTCTAGGAAAAGATTTTGCCTACAGACAGATGAAGGTTTTTGCTGCTGTTCTTTGTCATAGCTACAAATTCAAGCTTGCTTTTGAAAACGAAGAAGTTAATTATATGGTTATGCTGACTTTGCACATTGATGGTGGTCTTC